Within the Salarias fasciatus chromosome 2, fSalaFa1.1, whole genome shotgun sequence genome, the region ACCCTGTGTTTGGACGTAAGTTATTTGTTGTATGTTTTCAGGGTGTGCAAGAGATGGAAGCGCCTTGTTAAAGACCAAAAACTGTGGAGAAGTGTCGACCTGACTGCATGGAAAGGAGTAagactgtttttctcttttcatttatcTTTCCATGTTGGAATTGTTTACTTTTTTCTCATGTGTCAATATGAAAACAACCACAATGATAACAGAGGCCAATACCCTAACTTGATTATCATCACCAAACTAACTTCTAAAATGTAATGATtcacaaaaactgacaaatgaatacaatgagacagaaaaaaaaacccacaaaaagaTTAAAGAGGTATAAAGGAAATAGCTCTGGAGAGTCATATCTTGACCCTGAATGAGCAACAATAGTAACACAGTGGTATCTAAAATGACTATTATAAGAATCAGGATGACTGTAAAAACTCAAAAGAATCAGAAAGGCATATGACATTACCAATGAAAATCATTGAAGAATAACAGATGTATTGAAAATGAGCTCATAGAAACACTGAGCCAGCAGAAAGCAATTACAAAGGGATGATATGAAGAAAAGTCACTGAGAGTaacattttcctcttttgcTCCCATATCTCCCTCCATACTGCACTGCCTGGACTGACCCGCTGTCAGGTGACCTCTCGCATCCTTTGGCTCCTGCTCCGTCAGTACCTGGGCTGTGGGCTGAGGTGCCTTCGATTGCGtggcctgctgctctctgctcgaGGCGGCGTCTTTCTCTCCGAGTCTTGGCTCAAAGCTTTGTCCACAAAGTGCCCTCGTCTGACGAAGCTCTACCTCCTGCATGCAGACCTGAGAGGCCTGCCCAGCTGCCGCGTTCTCCCTCGGTCTCTGCGTGTGCTGGAACTCTGTGGCTGTGAACTCCCTCGAGATTTTTTCAACCAGACCCTGCCTGATCCACAAGAAAGAGCAGAGTCCACATCCAgtgcacagcagcagaggagtggTCATGAAGGGAAAGGGCCTGGCTCCACTTCAGGCATCGCTATTGAGAGGTTAGTTTTAAACAACATGCCCTCTTTCACAGACCAGCACCTGAAGAGTCTCACATCATGGGAAAAGCTCAGTCGATTGGAGCTGCGTGACGCCTTTCGTGTGACAGCGAGTGGGCTCAGGACCTGTGCTGCAAAAGATGACCTGAGCGGTGTCCGGGGCCTTTCTAGGCTCAAGTTTCTGGAAATAGGCCACACAGGACGGCAGGGATACCAGTTGCAGATGGCCTCCCTCGGCCTTGGAACAGGCTGGGTtggtctggaggagctgagtCTCGGCGGTAAGGAGGTGGGGCCGGGCCTGCTCAGTGCCAGACGCCTGAAGGACCTGAAGCGTCTGTGTTTGTGGGCCTGCACGCTGGGCGAGCTGCAGATTGTCCGCAGCTGCAAGATGCTCCGCGGGCTGCGCCAGCTGGAGTTCCTGGACGTGATCTTCCAGCCCCGACTCAGACTTCCAGCGGCAGAAGGAGAGGGCAGCGGTGACGGCAGGGAAGAACAGCAAGAGAGCGATGCAGCTGCGGGggcagacagcagca harbors:
- the LOC115405550 gene encoding F-box/LRR-repeat protein 12; the encoded protein is MEEFTGCNLDYFPENILIDVLSYLSVRELVRAGRVCKRWKRLVKDQKLWRSVDLTAWKGVTSRILWLLLRQYLGCGLRCLRLRGLLLSARGGVFLSESWLKALSTKCPRLTKLYLLHADLRGLPSCRVLPRSLRVLELCGCELPRDFFNQTLPDPQERAESTSSAQQQRSGHEGKGPGSTSGIAIERLVLNNMPSFTDQHLKSLTSWEKLSRLELRDAFRVTASGLRTCAAKDDLSGVRGLSRLKFLEIGHTGRQGYQLQMASLGLGTGWVGLEELSLGGKEVGPGLLSARRLKDLKRLCLWACTLGELQIVRSCKMLRGLRQLEFLDVIFQPRLRLPAAEGEGSGDGREEQQESDAAAGADSSNSDENKAPDVSDPIPSLRRSLAAQLPSCTLLFTNCSVQINPFDEVSNIVYM